The region CAGCGCTTGCGCTGGGCTTAGCGTTCACGGTCACCCTGACCACATTACGGGGTCGTGTCGGGCGTCCATCCCCATGCCCATCAATTGAGACGAACCGCGCTCGATCGGGAGGCGCTCCGGGCAGCCGCACGGCAGGTCCCCGCGGCCGCCCGGAGCGGGCGGGTGGCCGGGCCCCTAGTCCACGTCGAGCCGGTCGCGGTCGATGGAGATCGTCACGCCGCCGTGCGTCTCGGTCGTGTCGCCCAGGTACTGGTGGATGCGCTGGTGGTCGGCCCACAGGTTCGCGGGGATCGTCGAGTCGGTGGTCGTCGACTTGCCGTTCCAGCGGGCGAAGTGGAGCACGTCGGGCAGGGTGACGCGGCTCTTGTTGGCGACCAGGTCGGTGACCAGGGACGAAGTGTTGCCGTAGACGCCGGAGCGGTAGCCCAGTACGTGCAGGCGCTTGGTGTAGGCGTCGAGGTACGACAGCACCCGGCTGGTGACGGTGGAGCCGGGGGTGTAGTTCTCCAGGTCGTCGTAGATCACCGTGCCCTTGGGGAAGCCCAGCGTGGTGGCCTGCTCGACGGCGTCGTCGGCGGCCTCGGTGCCCTGCGGCACGGGGTCGGTGATCGCCGCGCAGCCGCCTTTGCAGCTCCCCCCGTCGGAGGTGGGCTGGCGGCCGACGTACAGCGGGAAGAACCGCCAGCCGTTCGCGTACTGCGTCCGCAGCCAGCCGGCGGTGAGTCTGCTCTGGGCGCAGGCACGGTTGACCCCGCCGATGTAGACGCCGATGGCCCCGTAGTCGGAGTCGTCCCGCCAGGCGTCCATCGCCGTCTGGCCCGGCGCGGTGCAGGCGTCGAAGCCCTCGCCGCGGAAGGACGTCGCGTCGGCGGGCAGCGGCGCCGCGGCGGGCGCCCCCGCGGTCGGCCCGGTCCCCTCGGCGGCGACGGACAGACCGGCGCCGCGCAGGATGTCCTGGATCCTCGTACGGTCCGCCTCGTACGCGGCGGTCACCGCGATCCGGTCGGCGGTGACCCGGATCATGCGGGCCGTGCGGTTCTCGGTGGCGGTGCGGCCCTTGACCGCGGACGGCTGGACCAGGAACGCCTCGGTACGTCCCCTCGCCCCCGCCGGACACTGTTGCTGGTCCCCGGGCGTGCCGACGTACACGGCGTGCCGGTCGAAGCGGACACAGACGTCCGGATGTTTCTCCAGGTCCACGATCGGCCAGGAGGCGGGGACGGTGAACTCGTGGCCGCGGTAGGTGACCTTGACGGTGTCGTCGGTCCCGGCGGCGCGTGCGGTACCGAGCGGGCCGGCGGCGAGGGCCGCGGCGGCGGCGCACAAGGTGAGCGTTCGGACGCCGCCTCGGCGGGGCCGGGGTGAACGGGCTGCGCACATGGTTCTCTCCTCGGTCGGGCTTCCTGGGCCATGCCATCCATGGCCGGTGACCGAGCAGTAGGAACGCAGGGCGCGGACGGTTCACGCTGTTGCCCGCCCCCTGACGTCGGGTAAGGTGCGGCGCATGTTCGCGCACTCGACCCAGAACTGGTGGTGGACCGCTCATCCGGCGGCCCACTGACTGCGCGTACGCAAGACTTCGCGAAGGCCGCCCGAGGGGCGGCCTTCGGTGTTTGCGGACACGGGCCGTTCCTCTCCGAGTTTTCGGGAATCCGAGAATCCGAGAATCCGAGAGAAGGAACAGGACCGATGCACCTGCTCGACCTGCTGGACGATCCCCGTCCGTTCGCCCTGCTGCGGCGCCGCACCCCCGGTCACGATCACGACACCGTCGAGCTGCTGCTCGGACCGGTCAGCACCTGCGACCGTCTCGCCGACCTCCCCGACGAGGGACTCGCGCTCGTCCCCTTCCGCCAGATCAGGGAGCGCGGCTTCGACGTCCGCGACGACGGCACGCCGCTCGCGGTGCTGACCCCGGAGGAGACGCACGTCCTGCCGCTGGAGCGGGCGCTGGCGGAGCTGCCGGCGCACGAGGTGCGTGTCACGGGCGGGGGCTTCGACGTCGCCGACGAGGAGTACGCGGGGATCGTCGGGCGCGTGCTGGAGGAGGAGATCGGGCGCGGCGAGGGCGCGAACTTCGTGATCCGGCGTACGTACGAGGGCGCGATCGCGGGGTTCGGGCGGGCCGACGCGCTGGCCCTGTTCCGGCGGCTGCTGGTCGGTGAGCGGGGCGCGTACTGGACGTTCGTCGTGCACACCGGAGAGCGCACACTGGTCGGCGCGAGCCCCGAGGTGCACGTGCGGATGTCGGGCGGAACCGTCGTGATGAACCCGATCAGCGGCACGTACCGCTATCCGGCCGAGGGGCCCTGCGCGGACGACCTGCTCGGCTTCCTCGCCGACGGCAAGGAGATCGAGGAGCTCTCGATGGTCGTCGACGAGGAGCTCAAGATGATGTGCACGGTCGGTGACAGGGGCGGCGTGGTGATCGGTCCGCGGCTCAAGGAGATGGCCCACCTCGCGCACACCGAGTACGAGCTGCGGGGCCGGTCCTCGCTGGATGTGCGCGAGGTCCTGAAGGAGACCATGTTCGCGGCGACCGTCACGGGGTCGCCGGTGCAGAACGCGTGCC is a window of Streptomyces sp. NBC_00271 DNA encoding:
- a CDS encoding glycoside hydrolase domain-containing protein, whose protein sequence is MCAARSPRPRRGGVRTLTLCAAAAALAAGPLGTARAAGTDDTVKVTYRGHEFTVPASWPIVDLEKHPDVCVRFDRHAVYVGTPGDQQQCPAGARGRTEAFLVQPSAVKGRTATENRTARMIRVTADRIAVTAAYEADRTRIQDILRGAGLSVAAEGTGPTAGAPAAAPLPADATSFRGEGFDACTAPGQTAMDAWRDDSDYGAIGVYIGGVNRACAQSRLTAGWLRTQYANGWRFFPLYVGRQPTSDGGSCKGGCAAITDPVPQGTEAADDAVEQATTLGFPKGTVIYDDLENYTPGSTVTSRVLSYLDAYTKRLHVLGYRSGVYGNTSSLVTDLVANKSRVTLPDVLHFARWNGKSTTTDSTIPANLWADHQRIHQYLGDTTETHGGVTISIDRDRLDVD
- a CDS encoding trp operon leader peptide — protein: MFAHSTQNWWWTAHPAAH